A stretch of the Pseudomonas sp. ACM7 genome encodes the following:
- a CDS encoding nucleoside recognition domain-containing protein, translating into MLNGLWLGFFIVAAVSALAQWLIGGNAGIFAAMVESIFAMAKLSVEVMVLLFGTLTLWLGFLRIAEKAGIVEWLAKALGPLFLRLMPGVPAGHPAIGLITLNFAANGLGLDNAATPIGLKAMKALQELNPSATIASNAQILFLVLNASSLTLLPVTIFMYRAQQGAPDPTLVFLPILLATSCSTLVGLLSVAFMQRLRLWDPVVLAYLIPGALALGAFMALLATLSATALAGLSSILGNLTLFGLIMLFLVIGALRKVKVYEAFVEGAKEGFDVAKNLLPYLVAMLCAVGVLRASGALDFGLDGIRHLVEWAGWDTRFVDALPTAMVKPFSGSAARAMLIETMKTSGVDSFPALVAATIQGSTETTFYVLAVYFGAVGIQRARHAVGCALLAEFAGVLGAIGVCYWFFG; encoded by the coding sequence ATGCTTAATGGCCTGTGGCTTGGCTTCTTCATCGTGGCTGCCGTTTCGGCACTGGCGCAATGGCTGATCGGCGGTAACGCCGGCATCTTCGCGGCGATGGTGGAAAGCATTTTCGCCATGGCCAAGTTATCCGTCGAAGTCATGGTCCTGTTGTTCGGCACCCTGACCCTCTGGCTGGGCTTTCTTCGGATTGCCGAGAAGGCCGGGATCGTCGAGTGGCTGGCCAAAGCGCTGGGCCCGTTGTTCCTGCGGCTGATGCCGGGAGTGCCGGCCGGGCACCCAGCCATCGGCCTGATCACGCTGAACTTCGCCGCCAACGGCCTGGGGCTGGACAACGCCGCCACGCCGATCGGCCTAAAGGCCATGAAAGCGCTGCAAGAGCTCAACCCCAGCGCCACCATCGCCAGCAACGCGCAGATCCTCTTCCTGGTGCTCAACGCCTCCTCCCTGACCCTGCTGCCGGTGACGATCTTCATGTACCGCGCCCAGCAAGGTGCGCCCGATCCGACCCTGGTGTTCCTGCCCATCCTGCTCGCCACCAGTTGCTCGACATTAGTCGGCCTGCTGTCGGTGGCGTTCATGCAGCGTCTGCGCCTGTGGGACCCGGTGGTGCTCGCGTACCTGATTCCCGGTGCCTTGGCCCTCGGAGCCTTCATGGCGCTGCTGGCGACGCTCTCAGCGACCGCTCTGGCCGGCCTGTCATCGATCCTCGGCAACCTGACGCTGTTCGGGCTGATCATGTTGTTTCTGGTGATCGGCGCATTACGCAAAGTGAAGGTCTACGAAGCATTCGTCGAAGGCGCCAAAGAAGGCTTCGACGTGGCCAAGAACCTGCTGCCGTATCTGGTGGCAATGTTGTGTGCCGTCGGCGTGCTGCGGGCGTCCGGAGCGCTGGACTTTGGCCTGGACGGGATTCGGCATCTGGTGGAATGGGCCGGCTGGGACACGCGCTTCGTCGATGCGCTGCCGACGGCCATGGTCAAGCCGTTCTCCGGCAGTGCCGCCCGGGCGATGCTGATCGAAACCATGAAAACGTCTGGCGTGGACAGCTTCCCGGCGCTGGTGGCGGCGACGATTCAGGGCAGTACCGAAACGACCTTCTATGTATTGGCGGTGTACTTCGGCGCGGTGGGGATCCAGCGGGCGCGGCATGCGGTGGGGTGTGCGTTGCTGGCGGAGTTTGCCGGCGTTCTCGGCGCGATCGGGGTTTGCTACTGGTTCTTTGGCTAA
- a CDS encoding ABC transporter permease, whose amino-acid sequence MTSSTMAGSARLDTSHSPAQLRVTGDWTLVHYAGLKHLSEKLHGQYDDSTHIDLNGLGALDTAGASLLVELLGSERLGRSAEHPDCTLSSADRALLQTVYCSLTDFCVPIKEPEISVGIQLLTRIGRAVDAIWQDTLQLLGFVGLILETIARNLFRPKRWRITPMVAHIEQTGLDAAPIVALLTFLVGAVVAFLGATVLASFGASIFTVDLVAFSFLREFGVLLTAILMAGRTASAFTAQIGSMKANEEIDAIRTLGLDPMELLVVPRVLALLVALPMLTFLAMLSGIVGGGVVCAVALDISPAMFLSLLQTDIGVQHFLVGIVKAPIFAFLIAAIGCLEGFKVSGSAESVGAHTTSSVVQSIFVVIVLDAVAALFFMEMGW is encoded by the coding sequence ATGACCAGCAGCACAATGGCCGGTAGCGCCCGACTGGACACCTCTCACTCCCCTGCTCAGTTGCGGGTAACGGGTGACTGGACGCTTGTCCATTACGCCGGTCTCAAGCACCTGAGCGAAAAGCTCCACGGCCAATACGACGACAGTACTCACATCGACCTCAATGGCCTCGGCGCGCTCGACACCGCCGGCGCGTCGCTGCTGGTGGAGTTGCTGGGGTCCGAGCGTTTGGGCCGATCCGCCGAACATCCCGATTGCACACTGTCCTCTGCCGACCGTGCCTTGTTGCAGACCGTCTATTGCTCGCTGACCGACTTCTGCGTGCCGATCAAGGAACCGGAAATCAGCGTCGGCATTCAACTGCTGACCCGCATCGGCCGCGCGGTCGACGCGATCTGGCAGGACACCCTGCAACTGCTGGGTTTCGTCGGCCTGATTCTGGAAACCATCGCCCGCAATCTGTTTCGCCCCAAGCGCTGGCGCATTACGCCGATGGTGGCGCACATCGAACAGACCGGCCTCGACGCCGCCCCCATCGTCGCCCTGCTGACCTTTTTGGTGGGCGCCGTGGTGGCGTTTCTCGGGGCGACGGTGTTGGCGAGTTTTGGCGCGAGTATTTTCACCGTGGACCTGGTGGCGTTCTCCTTCCTGCGCGAATTCGGTGTGTTGCTGACCGCGATCCTGATGGCCGGCCGCACCGCCAGTGCGTTCACCGCGCAGATCGGTTCGATGAAAGCCAACGAAGAAATCGACGCCATCCGTACCTTGGGCCTGGACCCGATGGAGCTGCTGGTGGTGCCGCGAGTCTTGGCCCTGCTGGTCGCGCTGCCGATGCTGACCTTTCTGGCGATGCTCTCGGGGATTGTCGGCGGCGGTGTGGTTTGCGCGGTGGCGCTGGATATTTCGCCGGCGATGTTCCTGTCGCTGCTGCAAACCGACATCGGTGTTCAGCACTTTTTGGTGGGGATCGTCAAAGCGCCGATCTTCGCGTTCCTGATCGCCGCCATCGGCTGTCTCGAAGGCTTCAAGGTCAGCGGCAGCGCCGAGTCCGTCGGCGCGCACACCACGTCGAGCGTGGTCCAGTCGATTTTCGTGGTGATCGTGCTCGACGCCGTGGCTGCGCTGTTTTTCATGGAGATGGGCTGGTGA
- a CDS encoding DUF1328 domain-containing protein, with amino-acid sequence MLSWAITFLIIAIIAAVLGFGGIAGTATGIAKILFVVFLVMFIASFFFGRRGRG; translated from the coding sequence ATGTTGAGCTGGGCAATCACATTCTTGATCATTGCCATCATCGCTGCGGTACTGGGCTTCGGTGGTATCGCGGGCACCGCCACGGGTATCGCCAAGATTCTCTTTGTCGTGTTCCTGGTGATGTTCATTGCTTCCTTCTTCTTTGGCCGTCGCGGTCGAGGGTGA
- a CDS encoding ABC transporter ATP-binding protein has translation MSRLPRAPSEAVIEVRGLCNRFGRQSVHENLDLDLYKGEILAVVGGSGSGKSVLLRSIVGLRQPSEGVVKVFGKNLPTLSEHERSMVERRFGVLFQKGALFSSLTVTENVALPLIEHAGLSREDAEHLAAVKMALAGLPLSAADKYPASLSGGMIKRAALARALALDPDILFLDEPTAGLDPIGAAAFDQLILTLRDALGLSVFLVTHDLDTLYTITDRVAVLAQKKVLVADAISKVSETDDPWIHEYFHGPRGRAALTAAQQLKEV, from the coding sequence GTGAGTCGTCTACCCCGAGCGCCCTCCGAGGCGGTGATCGAAGTCCGCGGTCTGTGCAATCGCTTCGGTCGCCAGAGCGTGCATGAGAACCTTGATCTGGATTTGTACAAGGGCGAAATTCTTGCCGTGGTCGGCGGTTCCGGCAGCGGTAAATCGGTGCTGTTGCGCAGCATCGTCGGGCTGCGTCAGCCCAGCGAAGGTGTAGTGAAGGTCTTTGGCAAAAACCTGCCGACGCTGTCTGAACACGAGCGCTCGATGGTCGAACGGCGCTTCGGCGTGCTGTTCCAGAAAGGCGCCCTGTTCTCTTCGCTGACGGTCACGGAGAACGTCGCCCTGCCCCTGATCGAGCATGCCGGTTTGAGCCGAGAGGACGCCGAACACCTGGCGGCAGTGAAAATGGCCTTGGCCGGGTTGCCGCTGTCGGCGGCCGACAAGTACCCCGCTTCGCTGTCCGGCGGCATGATCAAGCGTGCGGCACTGGCCCGGGCGCTGGCGCTGGACCCGGACATCCTGTTTCTCGACGAACCCACCGCCGGCCTCGATCCGATTGGCGCGGCCGCGTTCGATCAATTGATCCTGACCCTGCGCGATGCGTTGGGCCTGAGTGTTTTTCTGGTGACCCACGACCTCGACACGCTCTACACCATCACCGACCGCGTGGCGGTGCTGGCGCAAAAGAAAGTGCTGGTGGCGGATGCTATCAGCAAGGTGTCGGAAACCGACGATCCGTGGATTCACGAATACTTCCATGGCCCTCGCGGCCGCGCGGCGCTGACCGCCGCTCAACAGCTTAAGGAGGTCTGA
- a CDS encoding KinB sensor domain-containing domain, with protein MNLAMKLRTRLFLSISALITVALLGLLLGLVSVMQMASSQEALIRNNFVTLDLGLKLRQTLGDQLMIMLSEKPDPPAFEASKQHYFQLLDDGIVHAQAGDERQHGFEQAKTDYLSFLQAYDLSRDSTQVLSGNKELTEKFNALRNGLIVEQQRALDNINATERQTRERALLVAGLLGLVGLAVLIIGFVTAHAIARRFGEPIEALAQAADNIGQGNFEVTLPISSAMEMNQLTKRFGIMAEALREHQATNVDELLAGQQRLQAVLDSIDDGLLMIDRDGRLEHLNPVAQRQLGWDSDRLGQGLGTALERPELDDQLQLVLRGGTLERAPEDLSIEVDGESRLLTFSLTPVSHTQGHILGAVMVLHDVTEQRAFERVRSEFVLRASHELRTPVTGMHMAFGLFRERAHFAKDSREADLLDTVNEEMQRLMQLINDLLNFSRYQNGLQKLTLAPCSIEDLLEQARERFAGPAEEQGIYLLVEVQGPLPRLQADQPQLDRVLDNLIDNALRHTASGGQIRLQARRHGERVIISVEDNGEGIAYGQQGRIFEPFVQVGRKKGGAGLGLALCKEIVQLHGGRMGVYSRPGQGTQFYMALSV; from the coding sequence ATGAATCTGGCGATGAAGTTGCGCACGCGGCTGTTTCTGAGTATTTCCGCACTGATCACCGTGGCGCTGCTGGGGCTGTTGCTCGGGCTGGTCAGCGTGATGCAGATGGCGAGTTCCCAGGAAGCGCTGATTCGCAATAATTTCGTCACGCTCGACCTGGGACTGAAATTGCGTCAGACCTTGGGCGATCAGCTGATGATCATGCTCAGCGAGAAGCCGGATCCTCCAGCGTTCGAGGCGTCCAAGCAGCACTATTTTCAGTTGCTTGATGACGGCATTGTCCATGCCCAGGCTGGCGATGAGCGCCAGCATGGTTTCGAACAGGCAAAAACTGACTACCTGAGCTTTCTGCAGGCGTACGACCTGTCACGTGACTCGACACAGGTGTTGAGTGGCAACAAAGAACTCACCGAAAAATTCAATGCGCTGCGCAATGGTTTGATCGTCGAGCAACAGCGTGCGCTGGATAACATCAATGCCACCGAACGGCAGACTCGGGAGAGGGCGCTGCTGGTTGCCGGTCTGCTCGGGCTGGTGGGGCTGGCGGTGCTGATCATCGGCTTCGTGACCGCCCACGCTATCGCTCGACGTTTTGGTGAGCCGATCGAGGCCCTGGCCCAGGCGGCGGACAACATCGGCCAAGGCAATTTCGAAGTGACGCTACCGATTTCCTCGGCCATGGAAATGAACCAGCTGACCAAGCGCTTCGGGATCATGGCCGAGGCCCTGCGCGAGCATCAGGCCACCAATGTCGATGAACTGCTCGCAGGCCAGCAGCGTTTGCAGGCCGTGCTCGACAGTATCGACGATGGGCTGTTGATGATTGACCGCGATGGTCGTTTGGAACACCTCAATCCAGTAGCGCAGCGTCAGTTGGGTTGGGACAGTGATCGTCTCGGTCAAGGTCTGGGTACGGCGCTTGAGCGTCCCGAGCTCGATGATCAGCTGCAACTGGTGCTGCGCGGCGGCACCCTGGAGCGGGCGCCTGAGGACCTGAGTATCGAGGTCGACGGTGAGTCTCGGTTGCTGACCTTTAGCCTGACGCCGGTCAGCCATACACAAGGTCATATTCTCGGCGCCGTAATGGTGCTGCATGACGTCACCGAACAGCGGGCGTTTGAGCGGGTGCGCAGCGAGTTCGTGCTGCGCGCCTCCCATGAATTGCGAACGCCGGTTACCGGGATGCATATGGCGTTCGGCCTGTTTCGCGAGCGCGCGCACTTTGCCAAGGACTCGCGTGAAGCTGACCTGCTGGACACCGTGAATGAAGAGATGCAGCGCTTGATGCAGTTGATCAACGACCTGCTGAACTTCTCCCGCTACCAGAACGGATTGCAGAAACTCACGTTGGCGCCGTGCTCCATCGAGGACTTGCTGGAGCAGGCCCGGGAACGTTTTGCCGGCCCTGCAGAAGAGCAGGGCATTTACCTGCTGGTGGAAGTGCAAGGGCCATTACCGCGATTGCAGGCCGATCAGCCGCAGCTGGACCGGGTACTCGATAACTTGATCGACAACGCGTTGCGCCACACCGCTTCCGGCGGGCAAATACGTTTGCAGGCTCGACGCCATGGGGAACGAGTGATTATCAGCGTCGAGGACAACGGCGAAGGCATTGCCTATGGTCAGCAGGGGCGGATTTTCGAACCCTTTGTACAGGTCGGTCGCAAGAAGGGCGGTGCCGGACTCGGTCTGGCACTGTGTAAGGAAATCGTGCAGTTGCACGGCGGTCGGATGGGTGTTTATTCGCGGCCAGGGCAGGGTACTCAGTTCTATATGGCGCTGTCGGTTTAA
- a CDS encoding MlaD family protein: METRAHHVLIGLFTVIVVAGALLFGLWLAKSSVDTEFKDYEIVFNEAVSGLSKGSAVQYSGIKVGDVVTLRLDPKDPRRVLARIRLGGDTPIKEDTRAILALTGITGTSIIQLSGGTPQSPKLKGKDGELPTIIASPSPIARLLNDSGDLMAGVSMLMQNANQMFSTENVERISKTLEHLEQTTGTIADQRGDIRQAMQQLASVGKQAGAMLEQTSALMRNANGMLNDQGKQVFGSAEQAMKSLEQSSATINKLLTTNQDSLNSGMQGLNGLAPAVRELRDTLTSLRAISQRLEANPTGYLLGNDKNKEFTP, translated from the coding sequence ATGGAAACCCGAGCCCATCATGTATTGATCGGCCTGTTCACCGTGATTGTGGTGGCGGGCGCCCTGCTCTTCGGCTTGTGGCTGGCCAAGTCCAGCGTCGACACCGAGTTCAAGGATTACGAAATCGTCTTCAACGAGGCCGTCAGCGGCCTGTCCAAGGGCAGCGCCGTGCAGTACAGCGGGATCAAGGTCGGCGACGTGGTGACCCTGCGCCTGGACCCGAAAGACCCACGCCGGGTGCTGGCACGGATTCGTCTGGGTGGTGATACGCCGATCAAGGAGGACACCCGGGCCATATTGGCGCTGACCGGGATCACCGGCACCTCGATCATTCAGCTCAGCGGTGGTACACCGCAGAGTCCGAAGCTCAAGGGCAAGGACGGTGAATTACCGACGATTATTGCATCGCCCTCGCCTATCGCTCGCTTGTTGAACGACAGCGGCGACCTGATGGCTGGCGTGAGCATGCTGATGCAGAACGCCAACCAGATGTTTTCCACGGAAAACGTCGAGCGCATCAGCAAGACTCTTGAGCATCTGGAACAAACCACCGGCACCATCGCCGACCAGCGCGGCGATATCCGCCAGGCGATGCAGCAACTGGCCTCGGTCGGCAAACAGGCCGGCGCCATGCTGGAACAGACGTCGGCGCTGATGCGCAACGCTAATGGCATGCTCAACGATCAAGGCAAGCAGGTGTTTGGCAGTGCCGAGCAGGCGATGAAGTCGCTGGAGCAGAGCAGCGCGACCATCAACAAGCTGCTCACGACCAATCAGGATTCGCTCAACAGCGGCATGCAAGGCCTCAATGGTCTGGCTCCGGCGGTGCGTGAACTGCGCGACACCCTGACGTCGTTGCGGGCTATTTCCCAGCGTCTGGAAGCCAACCCCACCGGTTATTTGCTGGGTAATGACAAGAACAAGGAGTTCACGCCATGA
- the algB gene encoding sigma-54-dependent response regulator transcription factor AlgB, with the protein MESATEHQGRILLVDDESAILRTFRYCLEDEGYSVATANSAAQADALLQRQVFDLCFLDLRLGEDNGLDVLAQMRIQAPWMRVVIVTAHSAVDTAVDAIQAGAADYLVKPCSPDQLRLATAKQLEVRQLSARLEALEGEVRKPKDGLDSHSPAMKVVLETARQVASTDANILILGESGTGKGELSQAIHGWSKRAKKSCITINCPSLTAELMESELFGHSRGAFTGASESTLGRVNQADGGTLFLDEIGDFPLVLQPKLLRFIQDKEYERVGDPVTRRADVRILAATNQNLEDMVRDGRFREDLLYRLNVITLHLPPLRERREDILTLADRFLARFVKEYARPARGFSDEAREALLGYRWPGNIRELRNVVERASIICPQERVEISHLGMAETPVNNAPRIGAALSLDELEKAHIGAVLATADTLDQAAKTLGIDASTLYRKRKQYNL; encoded by the coding sequence ATGGAATCAGCCACTGAGCATCAAGGCCGCATTCTGCTGGTGGACGATGAGTCCGCCATCCTGCGTACTTTCCGTTATTGCCTCGAAGATGAAGGCTACAGCGTCGCTACCGCCAACAGCGCCGCTCAGGCTGATGCATTGCTTCAGCGCCAAGTCTTCGACCTGTGCTTCCTCGACCTGCGTCTGGGTGAAGACAATGGCCTCGATGTGCTGGCCCAAATGCGCATTCAGGCGCCGTGGATGAGGGTGGTGATCGTCACCGCTCATTCGGCCGTGGACACTGCCGTGGATGCCATTCAGGCCGGGGCCGCCGACTATCTGGTCAAGCCTTGCAGCCCCGACCAATTGCGCCTGGCCACCGCCAAGCAGCTGGAAGTGCGGCAACTGTCGGCACGTCTGGAAGCCCTTGAAGGCGAAGTGCGCAAACCCAAGGATGGCCTCGACTCTCACAGCCCGGCGATGAAAGTCGTGCTCGAAACCGCCCGCCAGGTGGCCAGCACCGATGCCAATATTTTGATTCTCGGCGAGTCCGGCACCGGTAAAGGCGAACTGTCCCAGGCCATTCACGGCTGGAGCAAGCGCGCGAAGAAATCCTGCATCACGATCAACTGCCCGTCCCTGACCGCCGAACTCATGGAAAGCGAGCTCTTCGGCCACAGCCGTGGCGCGTTCACCGGGGCCAGCGAAAGCACCTTGGGGCGAGTCAATCAGGCCGACGGTGGGACGCTGTTTCTTGACGAGATCGGCGATTTTCCGTTGGTTTTGCAACCTAAACTGCTGCGTTTCATCCAGGATAAAGAATACGAACGGGTGGGCGACCCGGTCACCCGCCGCGCCGATGTGCGCATCCTCGCGGCCACTAACCAGAACCTCGAAGACATGGTGCGCGACGGCCGTTTCCGTGAAGATTTGCTCTACCGCCTGAACGTGATCACCCTGCATCTGCCACCACTGCGCGAACGCAGGGAAGATATTCTGACCCTGGCCGATCGCTTTCTGGCCCGTTTCGTCAAGGAATACGCGCGTCCGGCTCGGGGCTTCAGCGACGAAGCCCGTGAAGCACTGCTCGGCTACCGCTGGCCGGGGAATATTCGCGAACTGCGCAACGTTGTGGAGCGGGCAAGCATCATTTGTCCACAGGAACGGGTCGAGATCAGTCACTTGGGCATGGCTGAAACCCCGGTCAACAACGCACCTCGCATCGGCGCTGCGCTGAGTCTGGATGAATTGGAAAAAGCCCACATCGGAGCGGTCCTCGCCACTGCAGATACGCTGGACCAGGCCGCCAAGACCCTGGGTATCGATGCCTCGACGTTGTACCGAAAACGCAAGCAGTACAACTTGTGA
- a CDS encoding DUF5924 family protein: protein MPTLTLYVQRILELMKRYPGVIALGGFISGVGSFILVDRQQGLATWITTIMLVSWIWLMLENSLTKLFARIFKREIPQPLLRYATQMIHQESLFFVLPFFFITTTWNSGQLFFTGLLGIAALISIIDPLYYKWLAPRRWAFLALHTLTLFAALLTALPVILHLTTAQSFKLALGTAVVLSFPSLASIFPIRTVRNALAILSITLGIGALGWVLRSWVPPATLWMTDVAISTEMQDRTPGDSLDEVSAEQISGGGLYAYTAINAPRGLDERIYHVWQFNGKEVDRIPLDIHGGRKEGYRAWTHKQNFPGNPAGKWQVRVLTEDGQVIGVLRFVVKDNKPATAAK from the coding sequence ATGCCTACTCTGACCCTATACGTCCAGCGCATCCTGGAATTGATGAAGCGCTACCCAGGGGTCATTGCGCTCGGTGGGTTCATTTCCGGGGTCGGCAGCTTCATTCTGGTGGATCGCCAGCAAGGTCTGGCGACCTGGATCACCACCATCATGCTGGTCAGCTGGATCTGGCTGATGCTGGAAAACAGCCTCACCAAGCTGTTCGCCAGGATCTTCAAACGCGAAATACCCCAGCCTCTGCTGCGTTACGCCACGCAGATGATCCACCAGGAGAGCCTGTTCTTCGTCCTGCCGTTCTTTTTTATCACCACCACCTGGAACAGCGGCCAGCTGTTCTTCACCGGTCTGCTGGGCATCGCCGCGCTGATTTCCATCATCGACCCGCTCTACTACAAATGGCTGGCCCCCCGGCGCTGGGCGTTCCTGGCGCTGCACACACTGACGCTGTTTGCTGCACTGCTGACCGCCCTGCCCGTCATCCTGCACCTGACCACCGCTCAGAGTTTCAAACTGGCCCTGGGCACCGCCGTCGTGCTGTCGTTCCCGAGCCTGGCGTCGATCTTCCCGATTCGGACCGTGCGCAACGCCTTGGCGATTCTCAGTATCACGCTGGGCATCGGCGCGCTCGGTTGGGTGCTGCGATCCTGGGTGCCGCCGGCGACCTTGTGGATGACCGACGTGGCGATCAGCACCGAAATGCAGGACCGCACCCCCGGCGACAGCCTCGATGAAGTCAGTGCCGAGCAGATTAGCGGCGGCGGGCTGTATGCCTACACCGCGATCAACGCCCCGCGCGGTCTGGATGAGCGGATCTACCACGTGTGGCAGTTCAACGGCAAAGAGGTCGACCGCATCCCGCTGGATATCCACGGCGGGCGTAAGGAAGGCTATCGGGCCTGGACCCACAAGCAGAATTTCCCCGGCAACCCCGCAGGTAAATGGCAAGTTCGGGTGTTGACCGAAGATGGCCAGGTCATCGGTGTGTTGCGCTTCGTGGTAAAGGACAACAAGCCTGCGACTGCCGCAAAGTAA
- a CDS encoding ABC-type transport auxiliary lipoprotein family protein, whose amino-acid sequence MKLTHLALLASFIVLSACSILPKSEPSDVYRLPSAQSSASASHGTPQRWSLRLTKPQASEALNSPKIAVIPQGDLISSYKASRWSDPAPVLLRNRLLDGFQRDGRVTLLSTDDSNFQADLELGGSLQAFQTEYQGTNASVVVRLDALLVRGYDQRILASRRFEVRQPLSDAKVPAVVAGFGQASDQLTAQVVAWAVEQGQKVAPPLRP is encoded by the coding sequence ATGAAGCTGACTCACCTCGCCCTCCTCGCCAGCTTCATTGTGCTCAGCGCCTGCTCGATCCTGCCCAAGTCCGAGCCGTCCGATGTCTATCGGTTGCCTTCGGCCCAGAGCAGCGCATCGGCCAGTCACGGGACGCCGCAGCGCTGGTCGTTGCGTCTGACCAAGCCGCAGGCCAGCGAAGCCTTGAACAGCCCAAAGATCGCCGTGATCCCTCAAGGTGACCTGATCAGCAGCTACAAGGCTTCGCGCTGGAGCGACCCGGCACCGGTGTTGCTGCGCAATCGTCTGTTGGATGGTTTCCAGCGTGATGGTCGGGTGACATTGCTGAGCACCGACGACAGCAACTTCCAGGCGGATCTTGAACTGGGCGGTAGCCTGCAGGCATTCCAGACTGAATACCAAGGAACGAACGCGAGCGTCGTCGTGCGTCTGGATGCGTTGCTGGTGCGCGGTTATGACCAGCGAATCCTCGCCAGCCGACGCTTCGAAGTGCGCCAGCCGTTGAGCGATGCGAAGGTGCCGGCGGTGGTGGCCGGGTTTGGCCAGGCCAGTGATCAACTGACGGCACAGGTGGTGGCTTGGGCGGTGGAGCAAGGGCAGAAAGTCGCGCCACCGCTCAGACCTTGA
- the gltP gene encoding glutamate/aspartate:proton symporter GltP — MKKAKLSLAWQILIGLVLGIAIGALLNHFSAEKAWWVSNVLQPAGDIFIRLIKMIVIPIVISSLIVGIAGVGDAKKLGRIGLKTILYFEIVTTIAIVVGLVLANVFHPGTGIDMSTLGTVDISKYQATAAEVQHEHAFIQTILNLIPSNIFAAMARGEMLPIIFFSVLFGLGLSSLQSDLREPLVKMFQGVSESMFKVTHMIMNYAPIGVFALIAVTVANFGFASLLPLAKLVILVYVAIAFFAFVVLGLIARLFGFSVIKLMRIFKDELVLAYSTASSETVLPRVIEKMEAYGAPKAICSFVVPTGYSFNLDGSTLYQSIAAIFIAQLYGIDLSISQQLLLVLTLMVTSKGIAGVPGVSFVVLLATLGSVGIPLEGLAFIAGVDRIMDMARTALNVIGNALAVLVISRWEGMYDDAKGQRYWNSLPHWRSKEKLPVGEISSN, encoded by the coding sequence ATGAAGAAGGCAAAGCTTAGCCTCGCCTGGCAGATCCTCATCGGTCTGGTATTGGGGATTGCAATCGGTGCGCTGCTCAACCATTTCAGTGCCGAAAAGGCCTGGTGGGTCAGCAACGTCCTGCAACCAGCAGGCGATATCTTTATCCGTCTGATCAAGATGATTGTGATCCCGATCGTGATCTCTTCGCTGATCGTCGGTATTGCAGGCGTCGGCGACGCGAAGAAGCTCGGGCGTATCGGCCTCAAGACCATCCTTTATTTCGAGATCGTTACCACCATCGCCATCGTGGTCGGTCTGGTGTTGGCCAACGTGTTCCATCCGGGCACCGGCATCGACATGAGCACCCTGGGTACCGTGGATATTTCCAAGTACCAGGCCACCGCCGCTGAGGTTCAGCATGAACATGCGTTCATCCAGACCATCCTCAACCTGATCCCGTCGAATATCTTCGCGGCCATGGCCCGCGGCGAGATGCTGCCGATCATCTTCTTCTCCGTATTGTTCGGTCTCGGTCTGTCGAGCCTGCAATCGGACCTGCGCGAGCCGCTGGTGAAGATGTTCCAGGGCGTGTCGGAAAGCATGTTCAAAGTCACTCACATGATCATGAACTACGCCCCGATCGGCGTTTTCGCATTGATCGCGGTGACCGTGGCCAACTTCGGCTTCGCGTCCCTGCTGCCGCTGGCCAAACTGGTGATCCTGGTTTACGTCGCCATCGCCTTCTTCGCCTTCGTGGTATTGGGCCTGATCGCTCGCCTGTTCGGCTTCTCGGTAATCAAGCTGATGCGCATCTTCAAGGATGAGCTGGTCCTGGCCTACTCCACCGCCAGCTCTGAAACCGTGCTGCCGCGCGTGATCGAGAAGATGGAAGCCTACGGCGCGCCGAAAGCCATTTGCAGCTTCGTGGTCCCGACCGGCTACTCGTTCAACCTCGACGGTTCGACCCTGTACCAGAGCATCGCGGCCATCTTCATTGCCCAGCTCTACGGCATTGATCTGTCGATCAGCCAGCAATTGCTGCTGGTGCTGACCCTGATGGTCACCTCCAAAGGCATCGCCGGCGTACCGGGTGTGTCCTTCGTGGTGCTGCTGGCCACCTTGGGCAGCGTGGGTATTCCACTCGAAGGCCTGGCGTTCATCGCAGGTGTCGACCGCATCATGGACATGGCCCGTACCGCGCTGAACGTGATCGGCAATGCCCTGGCCGTATTGGTCATCTCCCGTTGGGAAGGCATGTACGACGACGCCAAGGGCCAGCGCTACTGGAACTCCCTGCCGCACTGGCGCAGCAAGGAAAAATTGCCAGTGGGCGAGATTTCCAGCAATTAA